The Pieris rapae chromosome 8, ilPieRapa1.1, whole genome shotgun sequence genomic interval GCATCTAAGACGATTTTCGTTTTAAGATTGatttcagttaattaaatgaaatttgattgtttattattgtatagaaaTACTCGTGAAATTAATTctgcaattatttttgatgattttttaaaaaccaatttacacggccaaataataattagtcaCCGATACAGAAGATGAGACATTATTTTGaagttctatcgaattagtagtaactgtaagatagaaaaatgtaatggaataatttttttttaaaattagataaaaatgtcaaaaccTAGCTTTAGAATGTGAAGTGAGGTTTTATCCATAGGTTTTGATTTTTGCACTTTTAACCAACCAAAAAATCAAGTTTTTATAACGGAAAGAAGAAACGTTTGAgctttttagatattttaaaatatcaataatgttttgataccgatttaaaaaaaacatcctccgacttctttttatttaataagagaTAAACAGGGGGCTCGCAATTTTTTCACTCAGAAAATTTCTAAACATTTGATAATGACATAACTATATTATGCTTTCTGCATAATATGCAAACCAGTggcaatacaatatttttagtattgcCCTCTGATtcttgtatctgtttcatgatcatttgtgaACATGTTGCTaaaaggcaagtagatgatcagcctcctgtgcttgacacacgccgtcgactgtttgggtctaaggcaagccggtttcctcacaatgtgtTCCTTCATCGTTTGACAGAAGCTACGACTTCAAGGATACGAGCCGCAAGCTGTAGTGGCTTCGGAGAACAGTGCTCGTTTTAGGAATACAGTAAAAGTAAATCTAGGTGCCATCGAGACTAAAAAAAACCTCATTTTTAGActacaaatcaaaatcaaaactaGAACGTTACCATGATGACACAATCATTACATATACAATTCGCGATAAGcactattaattataattcatgCTATTACTAATGCAACAGcaaactacaaaaaaaatattttaaataatttaaaacggcaaaatattttaatataatacgcCTTATGattttttcatacatacacatttaacaaaaaacgAAACATATCACAAACAGTTTTTAAGAAACCAATAACACTGATTAAagttcaattattttgtttttgaggTCAGTTAACTCCTTGGCATGGATCCACTTTATACCCGTTGCTGACGCTGAACTTGCTGGCCGGGATATACACCTGAAAATAATAAGCATTTTCTTCATAAATACAAGTTCTACTTGAACAAATCACACTTTTTGATTAGATAAATATCAGATTATACGAATCCCTACGTGACTATGTGACagagattaaaaaaacaacatctgacttaaaaaatatttcgcgCGGGAATCCTTACCCAATTTTCTTTCCAAACAGGTTTTCCAGCCGAACCTTAACAAACAGCCAGGGCCCTTGGTTCTTGTGCTCCTCTTGGCAATAGAACACCTTTGCACCGTCATATTTACAAAACTCTTTCAAGACTAAATCGTAGGGGAACGGATATAATTGCTCTATCCGACATACAGCAATCTTGTCTTGCAATTTCTTCTCTTTGAGCAAGTCGTCAATCGTTATTGCCACTTTGCCCGAGCAgaatattaactttttcaCTCCCTTGGGCGATTTACTCGCTGGACCTGTGTCGCCTATCGCTCTGAGGACATAAATATGAtgcattcatatttttaatatacaaatgtcAACAAGTACTACACAAGTTACATGAACGAGTatagataacaataataattattcttgccagttcttctcttccgtcctacgctcttgatttgagaactggcagtaaatgtaaaattagaataatttaatgtacttatttttttttcttcttttgacgttcataagtgtacattatgtttcctatatgaataaatgatttttgatttgatttgattgttaAGCCTATATTCATGACACCCAGTGTAATAACACTAGTTTAAGTTACATAACCTAACTTAGTCTAATACATCAGATGCGTCGGTTGGTCATCCTGTGAGACATGGGCTTCTTCGAGCGGCTTCTTTTATTatctaagtatttttttgtttaatatggatatgtgttagctgtaagattactcataaataaatatagcaaacCTTCGAAAGCTTGTCCCTGGCATAAAGTCTTTGAAGGGTGACCGATAAAAGGGATGCTTTAGGCCAACCTTTGGCGTCATCAAAATAACTGGTTTCCTAAAAGGTAGTGCGAGCTGGCGTCGAATCAGATGGAAATAGTTGGCTGGTGATGTCACGTTACATACGATCCAATTTGCCGCACGAAGCTGTTTCACTAGAAGATGAATCTAATAAATGATctagttaagtttttttttatccacCTGCAATCAGCCTCTTGGCATTTATCAGATTTTGAAGTACATAAAGGCAGTTAGGGAACACAAATTGATCTAGTTATGTGGTGTTACCGTCGCATGCTCAACATCAGCTGGATTCAAAGAGTCCTTCAACGAATGTTACGACACGGTGTTTACAGATTAACGGAAAGTCGCATATCTTGGACTCATTTTTCGCCATCATCTATATGACTTCTTGCAGCTTATAATGATTGACAAAATTAAGGCAAGTATGCGCTGGTAGCAGGATGGAGGCGCGGCTGCGAAACGTACGGGAGTGCACTGGCATCACATAGAGTAGCTTTCTAGACTAACGCAAGATTACTAAGAATTCAAGTTGTTAAGAGCCAACCTTTAGTAAAAAGTGGCACCTGAAGTTAATCAAGCaagggtaacactgaaaatgtttagagcTGGCCAGATAGACGTTgctaataactttttttaatttgaattctttggtaacctaatctACTCGTAGTTTTTCAatggttccatcgaatgcgacgatgtgtaTAGAGGAACGGAAATTACtcagaaaaacaataaaagtattggcaactttctacattaagctgattttcattttctaaacattttcagtgttacctaggtatacGGAGGAATACATCGCAAGGAAACAGGCAAGTATTTAAAGGAACTTGCTAATAGACGCAGATATTTCAAGACTTGATCTGTGTATGaagattaacatttttatatctgtgACTCTTTACGAACAGAAATCTTGTCATTTATATAGTACCTACttgtatagttatatattatacatataaagttataaataatgttcttAGAATCATACTAACAAGCCATATCCTTTTCATCGAGATCTGGTATTAAATCTTCGTCATCATCAGCTTGCTGCAGGTACCTCTCAACCCTAGCAGACGAATGTTCTGGACCCTGGAATCACGTTTTCACTGACGTTTAACGGCTGAGAATAATGctaaacatataatatcacATTATTGATATTggagttaattttataaaaatataagacaaAAAACTGTGTAAGTACCAAGAAGAtttcaaaggaaaataattttctccCATTTTGGCGACATTTTTCAATGACGCTGCACTCCTCTATTACTTGTTATAATGAACCGTTTTTAACCGAAATTAGTACTTTTGGAGTTTATCCATTGCGTGCACGTAACCAATCTAACAAACTCAGTGGTGaacgaacaaaaaaaaatagtataaaattttcaatttacacaatttttgttttgttaataatatttctattatttaaatggaaaaaagcaaaatatcatacagcgccatctattcCATGTGGCAGTTGAACAACGAGACCAGACTGACAGACCCATTTGCTCTCGCCATTGGAGATAAAAGTATCAAAGATTGGCTGTGCGGTATCTGCAAAGTCTCCATACTGCGCCTCCCATATGGTTAATAAGTTCGGACTTGAGTATGAGTAGCCCGTTTCAAAGCCTAGGAtacctgaaataaaatttatcttgaTACAACATTTCCTGATACAAATGGCAAAGGTAAACGAGTACACGGTATTTTCAGTCGcaaatatagaatttataaaaaaaattataataaaatttcttaaaagttATCTTATACGTAATTTATGTAAGAGTAAGAATCCCATTACGAAGAGGAAGCCTCTTCCAATGATGACTAAATTTAGATAGTTATTGGAGAGTTTCCCTGGATTAGGCCTCCGGAAACGAGTAGGCAACAACTTTAGCTGgctttttgatttaattatccCGTCTTGCATTCCTGGTTATCTTTTCCCAAGATTTCCTTGCTAGTCTCATCCACCGTCGGTTCTTTGAGCTAAGCGAGAGCAGCAGCAGAATTtagatttacatttaatgcAATTCATAAAATAGATAACGACTAACAACTGGGTTTTATGTTAACACTTTGTTAGACTTACCAAATTCCGACAGGGAGCTGTTGTGTAAGCTGTATGCTGCCTGATCAGGGTACAAAGTGTCAAGTACCCTATGCGTCGCGCCGTCCACTCCTTGGTGGTGATATACGTGATGCCTGGTATTATAATCTTATTAGCTGGATTTTGTCGATGACAGTCTCGGtgtcaaacataaaaataaatgttatttattcctACTTATACAGACATTTAATTCCAAAACTTAGAagcaactgaagtatttccgaatcaatttcacataaaagaccggcaacgcacttgcgagtcttCTAGCAAtgtcagtgtccatgggtgtcggtatcacttaacatcatgaGCCTGCCCGTTTTGTTTACgatttttatttcgtaaaacCGTGAAAAAGggtttaatcaataaaatcgaCACAGACAGTCTGTGCTGGCGTACTATACTATACAGATGTGTACAGGCaaacaacttaattaaaacaaacctATGTGCCATCGTCCCTCTTTCCACATCCTCGCCCGTAAATCtgatatgtattttatctCTCAAGAGCGATCCATACGCCAACGTTTCGCCCATTGCCCAGTCAGCAATACCTTCTTTAACCTTTaaagtacaattattttacagtttCCTTCATCAGATTTGTCTCGTCGTACTTAATAGCAGGGGTCATCAATTAAAAAAGTCGTTGTTAAGgggaattaaaaattagtagtgtaatattttattgtaaaattcacCTTCACCGTAACatcatgtattttaaataaatagatagacTATAATGTATGCTTAGAACATGGTTTCTCAACTATTTTTATGTCGCATTAAATAGCCAAAAACTTAAGTAAAACAGTCTAGCGACACCGCTActacaaattaatttgtacTTAGCGctctatatttaatgaatcatTTGTACGAATCAAATATATGTAGTTcgtatttgttatttactttactatactatactttaagaaataaatgtaattgtttaatgCGAGTAGATAATTACCATTTTCTCTCTGTTCTGTAGAATTCTATTAATACCCTTGTGTACTTCGAAGGCCCAGGGCTCCGGCGGTTTACAGAAGTGGTTGGCTATCGTCGATATAGTTGCTTCGCTAATTCCGGTTTCTTCGATCTGCGGAAAAATCATTgagataaaaaaacataacaattaataagcTTGTTTTTATgctttatatgatttatttatgtatttatactgattgttggtaaaataaaaccggtatttatttatgtcgCAGTGAAGTGGTTAAATCAGACTTgcttgaatatcgatcttcaagtaactgtctagagattcaagtaactctctgatttaaccaCTTTACAGCGacacatatacaaattttatcaaaGTGTAGAAAAATAAGACAgttgttaaacaaaaatcttttttaatacatattgttCACTCATCATACCTTCTTAGGATCGCGTGCCTCAAAGAATCCAGTCCACGGCGTGTCAATCCAGTCCATGATACTCAGTTTAGTGACCTTCTTGGCAAGTTCAAAGTGCTTATTTAATGTGTCCATATATTCTTTCTCCCAGCCTTTGATATCAGAGTCAGTCACCACACCTTCAGCTTTCAATCGCTCGCCGTATATTTGATCGACTGtcatgtaaatgtttttttaaataattgtatatttacgaTGTATACTATTCTGAAATGTGTAAATCCTAGCACTAGATAAACACTcgatacacaaaatatttattcgataaaaaaattatcacgaTCGCGATGTTTTCGTTATAATTTGTTGTAATATAgagaattacatttaaaaattgtcttagtaattgtataaatatttacacattaaaTCAATAGAGAGGTCGTGAAGTGTTCAACTCACAGCCAAAGTCAATGGAAACAAACTTATATCTTTATCCATGTTAAGTAACCTTAGtaatgtcttttattaacataacttttacacgtTTATAGAAAACACCTCTTCAACGGATCtaagctatttttataaacacataataGCAACTGTCACTACGCACgtcgctgtaaagcacgcgatacgtcatttttttttaaattatgtaaaataattataagttcataataatacatagcttcgaTCCGTTGaataagtgttttctttaagtaGCCTTACTAGTTTTCATTGAGCGTATCTTCTTATACATAAAGGGCTGCGTGAACATTGGCTCATCCTCCTCACTGTGCCCAAACCTTCGATAGCAGGTCAAGTCCAGGACCACGTCTTTCTTGAAACGACACCGGTACTCAATGGCCAAGCGAGCAACATGAGCGACTGCTTCAGGGTCATCACCATTCACGTGGAGAACTGGCGCATTCACGCATTTCGCCACGTCTGAAAGATCATCAGATTACATGGTACAAGTACGGTCCAGACTACGTGAAAGTTAAACCTCTATGAACCCTAACTATGAAAgtcaacaaaaaataagttaattctaaatttacatttaccaccagttcgcaagtcaatgGCGTTAAGCGGGCAATaagaactggagcaaatcaatcccaaggattaggatcatttaaataatcgtgaAATTTACACCGTAGAGATGCCTAAACTGTGTTAGAAACTTTTAAACTTTGTTTCTGGTCACAAATAGACCAAAAGTATTACTTAAGAAACTTGACTTACCGCAACAGTATGGAGAACTCCTAGCAAACCTAGGATCAGTGGTATATCCAATTTGGTTGTTACACACAATGTGTATAGCGCCGTGTGTTGTGAAAGCCGGTAGTTCCCCGAGGTGCATAGTCTCATAAACAACTCCTTGCCCGGCAAAGGCTGCATCTCCGTGCATGATTATAGCCATTACCTACATGTTATtaacaacaaaattttaattttactcatgcatcattatttcattaaatcctgactaaatttgtattttatttgaaaatatctcATAGAAACGATAAACAGGATACGAGAATATAGAATGCGCAGCGCTAACCAAATCCAAGCCACTTCCTCACAATGGTAGCTTGCAATATGACAGCACAATGGGCCCCCCAATACTCTTTGTATTGAAGAAGTGGCAAAGAAAATTTCCATTCCAAGCCCTACATTAGTATGGGCTCGTAAAGTGACGTTTCTCCAACCGAGTTCACAACCCATTACTATACTACGatgtacgttttttttttttttatagaacagggggcaaacgggcagaaggctcacctgatgttaagtgataccgccgcccatggacaccctcaatgccagagggctcgcgagtgcgttgccggccttttaagaattggtacgctcttttcttgaaggaccctaagtcgaattggttcggaaatacttcagttggcagctggttccacagagtggtggtgcgcggcaaaaactgcctggaaaaacgcgcagttgtggaacggcggacgtcgaggtgatacgggtggaatttcgtattctgcctcgacgtccgatgatgaaactcagctgcaggtaataatccgaacaactcctctgaacactctccatggtaaatgcgtagaccaattattagaaatatagtAACCATGTAAAGAAACTGTGCattcttaaatattgttttgtccACAACGACTCAGACTAGTCTGCTAGGTGTAAATAGCTAATGAGGGATGGTATAAAGGGTATTTACTGATATATTATAGGCCTCACCTTATCACCATTATTATCTCCTTTGAAGAACTGTTCTGCACGAGTCTTGCCGACAACAACAGGTGACACGACTTCCAAATGTGATGGGTTGCAGCTCATTGATACTTTAATGTAGCGATTTGTTTTACGAATAAACCGatgtatatatgtacctaAATGATACTTGATATCACCGGATCCCTGAAATGGATGTAAAagccaatttatttaaagttttaagtgtTCGGTCGGTCTCTGCAGttctcaataatataatagtcattgaatctttatttaaatgtgtaggAAGTAGGTGTAGTTTAGTGTGTAAATAAGAACGAATCGCAAAAATGTTGCTAAGTTCTAAACTggaacgactggaccaattcactcagtaatagttttattatgtatttcttgaACTCTGAGGAAGGATTAAAAGCGAACAGCATagaatgttttatgtattcataagataggtaaaattatattaagacgAAATGAAGTAAGCGGGCACATCtagttataatatgtacagTGGTACCCTCGACATACGAGTTTAATTCGTCCCGTAACCTTGCTCGTATGTCAAAGCAGTTGTGGCCAttgaaaatgattaaaatgcCATTAATCCTTTCCAGTACCCAAAACACCCCCTGTGTCGATTTTGTTCAGTGTTTTTgaataagaaaatgtattcaCGATCTCCtttggtaaaaaataaatgagataatgtaaatgtatagAAAGCCTTAACTTGTCAAAAATACTCCGAAAACGAGAAGAACAAGCAAACAAACTGAGGTCTCGCCTTGGAGAAACTATGAGTGTCGTGTGCAGCGTGCGATTCCTCGAATCTCAATTCTTGCTCTCAACTCAAAGCAAAATATCGTATACATATTAGGGCCCTCGTTTATCGAGGTACCTGTATAGTTTAGTAATTCTACAAAATACGTACAGGTTCCTTAGGTTCCATTGGCTTAAACTGCGCGAAGATGTCAGTCAATTGCTTACGACACACGTTTACCAGCATATTTAGTCGgcctaaaataacaaatttgtgCTCACTGGATGTTTAAGAGACTGCTGATAGTGAACTGTGGTTTGAAAGATAATTTTTCCATGGGGGCAAGTAGGGGTAAGGTACGATTCCACCAGTGTGCTGAACTGTGCGCATAGCGTAAAGAACAGGtaatggtttttttaatacagttgctcaaaaagtggcatattgcagggaggtatagcgttcggaaagtgggctattagacactcgtgctttttctttgccaactgtcaaaacaatgtgtattaaaaagaaaaaaccaaccacgaaggttttattcaaaagattcatagaagtttttatgatatatgatttctaaatattataataattggattcaataagtttggttaggtttcttttcatttcatatcaattaaaaaaatattaaaaagaattttataatatatgcaaatacgtatttttaaaaagtttactaataattggattcaattagttaggttaggtttattttatttcatatcaataaaaaaaaatattaaaaagaaaaaactaaccatgaagtttttactaaaaaaatcacagaagtttttatgattcatgcaaatattttgaaaagaagctactatttgtttcaatatcagatttaatgattggactcaatgagttagatttggttttctttcgaAGAATtcgctgtatgggccaagttccctttgcgtacccagaatgggtgaagaaaagaaaaaacaagctttgctcatattctttgcggttggcgccattttccaaaaatgttctttcgagttgagttatttgttgcaaaaatgagtaatttcgacgatattttatttgaatgaataccacccgaacgcattaatttagtaaaaattgcataaaatgcttcggagaacaatttaccggaaacatataagtcgctacatatctacgtgcaatggatttattccgtagagagaagagaaaaaaagtaaatagtttaattaaattgtttaattttttcgca includes:
- the LOC111000197 gene encoding 2-oxoglutarate dehydrogenase, mitochondrial-like, producing the protein MYLRFHQIINSTLHSTRVTLTRPTHGLCSLSVSPRRGQKTFSKSETFLNGANATFLENQYLEWSKSKGSIDSSWDGLYESVNSSKLQIDEFQDDFSPKSNPKSKSSKVTDADPKHKIMLHLAVQNLIRSYQARGHLLAKTDPLGLTFAARWLLNAQSAPVDLKGINCKLVARELGTILGDEHMDMSFELPHRTFIGGKEQSLTLREIISRLEKVYCQSIGVEYMHLYNPDSLQFIRERMEKPGCLEKTAEEKRLIMRRLTKAVFLEKYFATKWPAEKRFGLEGGESMIVMLEEIVDSSTRLGVESIVMAMQHRGRLNMLVNVCRKQLTDIFAQFKPMEPKEPGSGDIKYHLGTYIHRFIRKTNRYIKVSMSCNPSHLEVVSPVVVGKTRAEQFFKGDNNGDKVMAIIMHGDAAFAGQGVVYETMHLGELPAFTTHGAIHIVCNNQIGYTTDPRFARSSPYCCDVAKCVNAPVLHVNGDDPEAVAHVARLAIEYRCRFKKDVVLDLTCYRRFGHSEEDEPMFTQPFMYKKIRSMKTIDQIYGERLKAEGVVTDSDIKGWEKEYMDTLNKHFELAKKVTKLSIMDWIDTPWTGFFEARDPKKIEETGISEATISTIANHFCKPPEPWAFEVHKGINRILQNREKMVKEGIADWAMGETLAYGSLLRDKIHIRFTGEDVERGTMAHRHHVYHHQGVDGATHRVLDTLYPDQAAYSLHNSSLSEFGILGFETGYSYSSPNLLTIWEAQYGDFADTAQPIFDTFISNGESKWVCQSGLVVQLPHGIDGAGPEHSSARVERYLQQADDDEDLIPDLDEKDMALKQLRAANWIVCNVTSPANYFHLIRRQLALPFRKPVILMTPKVGLKHPFYRSPFKDFMPGTSFRRAIGDTGPASKSPKGVKKLIFCSGKVAITIDDLLKEKKLQDKIAVCRIEQLYPFPYDLVLKEFCKYDGAKVFYCQEEHKNQGPWLFVKVRLENLFGKKIGCISRPASSASATGIKWIHAKELTDLKNKIIEL